One region of Ahniella affigens genomic DNA includes:
- a CDS encoding DNA-binding domain-containing protein, translating into MAWQQDQQWLWQQILAGASVASSATEMVHAGHLPVDARLAIYAGGYRLRLLECMRAAFPLLQSALGDPLFDRFALDYLDAHPSQSYTLHDLGAGFAGHLEQTRPTNPEDDGDWVDFMIALARFERVLSEVYDGPGDEHETPNVLQLASSLRLLSLSHPVHESLRAHQRQEPVSVVSAKPLYLAVVRQSFRVSVEPITATEFALLQRAATDALDRVLIEVRGGVGEAGLERWLHRMRERGIIVGEHWRG; encoded by the coding sequence ATGGCTTGGCAACAGGATCAGCAATGGTTGTGGCAGCAGATTCTCGCCGGCGCGTCGGTCGCAAGTTCGGCAACAGAAATGGTTCATGCGGGCCACCTGCCCGTCGACGCGCGCCTCGCGATCTATGCTGGCGGCTACCGACTGCGGTTATTGGAGTGCATGCGGGCCGCGTTTCCGCTGTTGCAATCGGCACTTGGTGACCCGCTGTTCGATCGCTTTGCGCTGGATTATCTGGATGCTCACCCGTCGCAGAGCTACACCTTGCATGATCTGGGCGCGGGATTTGCCGGCCATCTGGAACAGACACGCCCGACGAATCCAGAAGACGACGGCGACTGGGTCGACTTCATGATTGCCCTCGCACGCTTCGAACGCGTGTTGTCCGAAGTGTATGATGGTCCTGGCGACGAGCACGAGACGCCCAACGTTTTGCAACTCGCCAGCAGCTTGCGATTATTGTCGCTTAGCCACCCGGTGCACGAATCGCTGCGCGCGCATCAGCGTCAGGAGCCGGTGTCGGTGGTTTCGGCAAAACCGTTGTATCTGGCCGTTGTCAGACAGTCTTTTCGGGTCAGCGTTGAGCCCATTACGGCGACGGAATTTGCGCTCCTGCAGCGTGCTGCAACCGACGCGCTGGATCGTGTGCTGATCGAAGTGCGCGGGGGCGTGGGGGAAGCGGGTCTGGAGCGTTGGCTACACAGAATGCGTGAGCGCGGAATTATTGTTGGCGAGCACTGGCGCGGCTGA
- a CDS encoding fatty acid desaturase, giving the protein MVSVNDTQSESPDLRQTAVARIQDAIRQADATVRAQHPWLSYQDTIGVLILLVSLGGMLALIPAYTNGWLPGWIVPPLAAILASITHELEHDLIHQLYGRKRLWLQNLMMALVWLARPSTINPWIRRRLHFAHHKLSGTAADVEERAITNGERWGVRRFLMTADAGVSVLTRALSPVASGRRMRLFGRALAAYFPLGWLHWSIWWLFVADLVVRSVSISFGLTLPWPAAVNSWLQDQQWLLVCWIGPNVLRSFCLHLVSSNMHYYGDIAEGDLMRQCQVLTKWYWWPAQLFCFNFGGTHAMHHFVVSQPFYLRQWVARDVLPVMRDAGVRFDDLGSMARANRFGEATTPA; this is encoded by the coding sequence ATGGTTTCAGTCAACGACACGCAATCCGAATCCCCTGACCTGCGGCAAACCGCGGTGGCGCGAATCCAGGACGCGATTCGGCAGGCGGACGCAACCGTGCGCGCCCAGCACCCTTGGCTTTCCTATCAAGACACGATTGGTGTGCTGATTCTGCTGGTTTCACTGGGCGGCATGCTGGCTTTGATTCCGGCGTATACCAACGGCTGGTTGCCCGGCTGGATCGTACCACCGCTGGCGGCGATACTGGCATCCATCACGCATGAACTGGAACACGATTTGATTCACCAGCTCTACGGCCGCAAGCGGCTGTGGCTGCAGAATCTGATGATGGCGCTGGTTTGGCTTGCCCGACCAAGCACGATCAACCCATGGATCCGCAGGCGCCTGCATTTTGCCCATCACAAGCTGTCGGGCACGGCTGCCGATGTTGAGGAACGGGCGATCACCAATGGTGAGCGCTGGGGTGTGCGCCGGTTTTTGATGACCGCGGACGCTGGCGTATCGGTGCTGACGCGCGCGCTCAGCCCCGTTGCATCGGGACGGCGCATGCGTCTGTTCGGACGCGCGCTCGCCGCGTACTTCCCACTCGGTTGGCTGCACTGGTCGATCTGGTGGTTGTTTGTCGCTGATCTCGTGGTGCGATCGGTGTCGATCAGCTTTGGCCTCACGCTGCCCTGGCCTGCGGCAGTCAACAGTTGGCTGCAAGACCAGCAGTGGCTGCTCGTGTGTTGGATTGGTCCGAATGTGCTCCGGAGTTTTTGTCTGCACTTGGTCAGCAGCAACATGCACTACTACGGCGACATCGCCGAAGGTGACTTGATGCGGCAATGTCAGGTACTGACCAAATGGTACTGGTGGCCGGCGCAGCTGTTCTGCTTCAACTTTGGTGGTACGCACGCGATGCACCACTTTGTGGTCAGCCAGCCGTTCTACCTTCGGCAATGGGTGGCGCGCGACGTGCTCCCGGTGATGCGCGATGCGGGCGTGCGATTTGATGATTTGGGTTCGATGGCGCGCGCCAATCGCTTTGGCGAAGCGACGACGCCGGCATGA
- a CDS encoding ATP-binding protein has translation MTFLVALCHLRWLAVLCQAIVLVIVLEWLDAHVDRSALWSATATLAGFNVYATWRSRRARQASNLEIVLHIAVDVSVLAWLIAWSGGVANPFTSLFLLPIAFAAMALPPRWIYVVAGLCGLAYALSAWLGRPFPHVHGFAGSAFDLHLWGMAVNFLISVGVVVYFFARLAVALRQREQELARLRERFARNEGILALATHAAAVAHELNTPLATMTLALDDLIEQAPPSSSRDELEDVRGLVDVCRDRVRELAAPAMGVDRGAQNQRLLLDHIIDRWQLVRPTIRLQRQGSIEPAHAEVDATVGHLLQALLNNAADASEANASNRVDLMLSADATGLRGEIRDYGAGLSDLHSAMIGTLHHTTKAEGLGIGLALSHATVERLGGDLTMVPAGDIGVRVRFHLPSTGFQHS, from the coding sequence GTGACGTTCTTAGTGGCGCTCTGTCACTTGCGCTGGCTGGCGGTGCTCTGTCAGGCGATTGTCCTGGTGATCGTGTTGGAGTGGTTGGACGCGCACGTTGATCGCTCTGCACTATGGTCGGCGACCGCAACGCTGGCGGGCTTCAATGTCTACGCAACATGGCGGTCTCGGCGCGCCCGGCAAGCCAGTAATCTTGAGATCGTTCTGCACATTGCTGTGGATGTGTCGGTATTGGCCTGGCTGATTGCCTGGAGTGGCGGCGTTGCCAACCCGTTCACTTCCTTGTTCCTGTTGCCGATCGCATTTGCTGCGATGGCCCTGCCGCCGCGTTGGATCTATGTGGTGGCCGGGCTGTGCGGACTCGCTTATGCGCTGTCCGCATGGTTGGGCAGACCCTTTCCACATGTTCACGGGTTCGCCGGCAGTGCGTTCGACCTGCACCTGTGGGGTATGGCCGTCAACTTTCTGATTTCGGTTGGCGTGGTGGTGTACTTCTTTGCCAGATTGGCCGTGGCGCTCCGTCAACGTGAGCAGGAACTCGCGCGACTGCGCGAACGATTTGCGCGGAACGAGGGCATCCTGGCTCTTGCAACGCATGCGGCCGCTGTGGCCCACGAACTCAACACGCCGTTGGCGACCATGACGTTGGCGCTCGATGACCTCATCGAGCAGGCGCCCCCTTCTTCATCGCGAGATGAGCTTGAGGATGTCCGCGGCTTGGTAGATGTGTGTCGCGATCGCGTCCGCGAACTGGCCGCGCCGGCAATGGGTGTCGATCGCGGCGCGCAGAATCAGCGCCTTCTACTCGACCATATCATCGACCGATGGCAGCTCGTTCGACCAACGATCCGCTTGCAGCGCCAAGGCTCGATAGAGCCAGCGCACGCAGAGGTCGACGCCACAGTCGGACATTTGTTGCAAGCGTTGCTGAACAACGCCGCGGATGCGTCCGAGGCCAACGCCAGCAATCGCGTCGACTTGATGCTCAGTGCCGACGCAACTGGGCTCAGGGGCGAGATTCGCGACTATGGCGCTGGCCTGTCTGACTTGCACTCGGCGATGATCGGCACGCTCCATCACACTACCAAGGCAGAGGGTTTGGGCATCGGTCTCGCCTTGAGCCATGCGACGGTGGAGCGCTTGGGCGGTGACCTCACGATGGTGCCTGCCGGCGATATTGGTGTGCGGGTACGCTTCCATCTGCCATCGACCGGGTTTCAACATTCATGA
- a CDS encoding response regulator transcription factor yields MKRGLLIDDDALYLRTLKRSLERRDFVVTTASTGDEALAMARAGQPEFVLLDLKLLSESGLDLIKPLRAACPDAYIVLVTGYASIATAVEAMKRGADHYLAKPVTANAIARALLGETIEPDALDPAMTPLSRVEWEHIQQAMVDTDGNVSAAARLLGMHRRTLQRKLAKRPISSNQES; encoded by the coding sequence ATGAAACGCGGGCTGCTGATTGACGACGATGCACTGTACTTGCGGACGCTGAAGCGCTCGCTTGAGCGCCGTGACTTTGTCGTCACAACTGCCAGCACCGGCGACGAAGCCCTGGCGATGGCACGTGCCGGGCAACCCGAGTTCGTGTTGCTCGATCTGAAGTTGCTGAGCGAGTCTGGGCTTGATCTGATCAAGCCGTTGCGGGCGGCTTGTCCTGACGCGTACATCGTCCTGGTCACCGGTTATGCCAGCATTGCCACGGCCGTTGAAGCCATGAAGCGCGGGGCCGATCACTATCTCGCCAAACCCGTGACCGCGAACGCCATCGCTCGGGCCTTGCTCGGTGAGACAATCGAGCCCGACGCGCTGGATCCCGCCATGACCCCGCTGAGCCGGGTCGAGTGGGAGCACATTCAACAGGCGATGGTTGATACCGACGGCAATGTTTCGGCGGCGGCCAGACTGCTCGGCATGCATCGGCGAACGTTGCAGCGCAAGTTGGCCAAGCGGCCGATCTCCAGCAATCAGGAGTCTTGA
- a CDS encoding DUF692 domain-containing protein encodes MIKERPAIDWFEIISENFMDSQGWPAEALSEIARHYRAVPHGVSLSIGSSEPLNQAYLKRLKQLADRIDAPWVSDHLCWTNCNGFNSHDLLPMPYTEASLQHVADRVKHVQDFLGRRLLLENPSSYLSFKSSTMPEWAFLAELAEQADCGVLLDVNNVYVCQRNHGWDPHAYLAALPAGRIGQMHLAGHTDYGSHCIDTHIGPVPGSVWALYGDALARFGSVSTLIEWDEAIPDFPILQAEATRAKAWMQGQERPVSVATPTNPSSEFKVSNPVDFMVGYEVDV; translated from the coding sequence GTGATCAAGGAGCGCCCAGCGATCGACTGGTTCGAGATCATTTCTGAAAACTTCATGGACAGCCAGGGCTGGCCGGCGGAAGCGCTCTCGGAAATTGCCCGACACTATCGCGCTGTTCCGCATGGCGTGTCGCTGTCGATTGGATCATCGGAACCCTTGAATCAAGCCTACTTGAAGCGACTGAAACAACTGGCGGATCGAATCGACGCGCCTTGGGTGTCAGACCATCTCTGTTGGACCAACTGCAATGGCTTCAACAGTCACGATCTGCTGCCGATGCCTTACACCGAAGCGTCGCTTCAGCATGTGGCAGACCGCGTGAAGCACGTGCAAGACTTCTTGGGTCGGCGTCTGTTACTGGAGAATCCGAGCAGTTATCTGAGCTTCAAATCGTCGACCATGCCGGAGTGGGCCTTTCTCGCGGAACTCGCGGAGCAGGCCGATTGCGGCGTGTTGTTGGACGTCAACAATGTCTACGTCTGCCAACGTAACCATGGTTGGGATCCCCACGCGTATCTGGCGGCGCTCCCTGCGGGTCGCATTGGGCAAATGCATCTGGCCGGCCATACCGACTATGGCAGCCATTGTATCGATACGCACATTGGGCCCGTGCCTGGGAGCGTGTGGGCGTTGTATGGCGACGCACTGGCTCGATTTGGATCGGTCTCAACGTTGATTGAATGGGACGAAGCGATTCCGGATTTTCCGATCTTGCAGGCCGAAGCGACGCGCGCGAAGGCCTGGATGCAAGGGCAAGAAAGGCCCGTCAGCGTTGCGACACCTACCAACCCGTCGTCCGAATTCAAGGTGTCCAATCCGGTCGACTTCATGGTGGGTTATGAGGTGGATGTTTGA
- a CDS encoding delta-60 repeat domain-containing protein, translated as MIRPNQVGAHRVVRTCLFLLFLCSGLGLAQVPAPLAMPNLQLGEAGSIFAMIQQPDGKLVVGGDFTRIAGVSRANLARFNPDGSLDLTFTMAADGIVFCLDIDSQGWIYAGGNFLTLNGQPRSRLGRFNSSGAVDANWQPGTDGTVYDIAFNATQSLLYVVGEFTEVSDVPRERVARVATANGATVDAAWRAGGEADIGVTDVLPDETNGVVYIAGYMEFVDGNVHRGVARLSANGFGSVDNWNPQLNGNVFALEQDGTHVYVGGPFSQVNSAGGLITRQRLARVTKSGALADAAWNPGMTAGDAIIHLRRGTDGLYVAGRFFQVGGQAQAHLARVDATGTGALDQTWRPVVQDPAEFILLDTQEDVFVAEYYEPNVGLNEAGTLSRRSRLAGAASLWTEQIAAENRGVLVSQLQLPDGSSLIGGKFEVINGAIRKNLARLDANGVFDPNFVADTNGSVQSLVLQQGQVVAAGFFTRVNNIVRPGAARLNANTGAVDPGFAPQFDNAVLDVATDAQNRIYATGIFLNVNNVLRAGLARLEPDGSLSPAWLNPLNGVGISLLAEPDGTLMVVGAFTQVAFQPRSRVARITAAGTVDSGFVANAGNTVFSVIRNGSGGYILGGSFRHLNAISRDRLAMVDGTGALLPFQVGANGTVYSTVLLPDQSLVVGGEFSSIGGSNRSRLARLNPATGVVDPVFDPNPDQAVLSLEYRSVDDTVAVAGAFNRMGAMSRIGHAWLPLSPRATPPRPVPVSSPFALLLLGLFVALAPAKWLRRVRQG; from the coding sequence ATGATTCGTCCTAACCAGGTCGGCGCGCATCGCGTCGTGCGCACGTGTCTGTTCTTGCTGTTCTTGTGTTCTGGGCTCGGTCTGGCGCAAGTCCCAGCGCCATTAGCGATGCCAAACCTGCAGCTTGGCGAGGCCGGTTCGATTTTCGCGATGATCCAGCAGCCCGATGGCAAGCTCGTCGTGGGTGGTGACTTCACGCGCATCGCCGGTGTGTCCCGGGCCAACCTGGCGCGGTTCAATCCGGACGGCAGCCTGGATCTGACCTTCACCATGGCGGCCGACGGCATCGTCTTTTGCCTCGATATAGACAGCCAGGGCTGGATTTATGCCGGTGGCAACTTTCTGACATTGAACGGACAGCCCCGCTCCCGCCTCGGTCGATTCAACAGCAGTGGCGCAGTAGACGCGAACTGGCAACCCGGGACTGACGGCACGGTCTACGACATCGCGTTTAACGCGACCCAGTCGTTGCTCTATGTGGTCGGGGAATTCACCGAGGTGTCGGATGTGCCGAGAGAGCGTGTGGCGCGCGTGGCGACTGCCAACGGCGCCACGGTCGATGCAGCGTGGCGCGCTGGTGGCGAGGCCGATATCGGCGTAACGGATGTGCTGCCGGACGAGACCAACGGCGTGGTCTACATTGCGGGCTACATGGAATTCGTAGACGGCAACGTTCACCGCGGTGTTGCCCGGCTGTCGGCAAACGGCTTCGGTTCGGTCGACAATTGGAATCCGCAACTCAATGGCAATGTGTTTGCGCTCGAACAAGATGGGACCCATGTATACGTTGGTGGGCCCTTCTCCCAGGTCAATAGTGCGGGGGGCTTGATCACGCGGCAACGATTGGCGCGCGTCACGAAGTCTGGCGCTTTGGCCGATGCAGCGTGGAATCCCGGCATGACTGCTGGGGACGCCATCATTCACTTGCGCCGCGGTACTGACGGACTGTATGTCGCAGGTCGATTCTTCCAGGTTGGCGGACAAGCACAAGCGCATCTGGCACGCGTCGATGCCACTGGTACTGGGGCACTCGATCAGACCTGGCGGCCCGTCGTGCAAGATCCCGCAGAGTTCATCTTGCTTGATACGCAGGAGGATGTCTTTGTCGCCGAATACTACGAGCCGAACGTGGGCCTGAACGAGGCCGGTACCTTGTCGCGGCGATCCCGCCTCGCTGGCGCAGCCTCGTTGTGGACCGAGCAGATTGCCGCCGAAAATCGTGGTGTCCTGGTGTCCCAATTGCAGTTGCCGGACGGCAGTAGTTTGATCGGCGGGAAATTCGAAGTGATCAATGGCGCAATCCGCAAGAATTTGGCGCGGCTCGATGCCAACGGCGTTTTCGATCCGAACTTCGTGGCAGATACCAATGGCAGCGTGCAATCGCTGGTGCTGCAGCAAGGCCAGGTCGTGGCAGCGGGCTTCTTCACTCGGGTCAACAACATCGTTCGACCTGGTGCGGCGCGCTTGAACGCCAACACGGGCGCAGTGGACCCAGGCTTCGCGCCGCAGTTCGACAATGCCGTACTCGATGTGGCGACGGACGCCCAGAATCGCATTTACGCCACCGGCATCTTTCTGAACGTCAATAATGTGCTGCGCGCCGGTCTGGCGCGACTGGAGCCGGACGGCTCGCTGAGTCCCGCTTGGTTGAATCCGCTGAACGGCGTCGGCATCAGTCTTCTCGCCGAACCCGATGGCACGCTGATGGTGGTCGGGGCCTTTACCCAAGTCGCGTTCCAACCCCGTTCTCGCGTGGCTCGGATCACGGCCGCCGGCACGGTCGATTCCGGCTTTGTGGCAAACGCCGGCAATACGGTGTTCAGCGTCATTCGGAATGGCAGCGGCGGCTACATTCTGGGCGGCAGTTTTCGGCACTTGAACGCCATCAGCAGGGACCGCCTTGCGATGGTCGATGGCACAGGTGCCCTGCTGCCATTCCAAGTCGGCGCCAATGGCACGGTCTACAGCACGGTGTTGTTGCCCGACCAGTCACTCGTCGTCGGTGGTGAATTCAGCAGTATTGGCGGCAGCAATCGCAGTCGATTGGCCAGACTGAATCCCGCAACGGGTGTCGTTGATCCAGTGTTTGATCCAAACCCCGACCAAGCCGTGCTGAGCCTGGAATATCGTTCAGTGGACGACACCGTTGCGGTTGCTGGTGCGTTCAATCGGATGGGCGCAATGTCGCGTATTGGGCACGCATGGCTCCCATTGTCGCCGCGCGCCACACCGCCGAGGCCCGTTCCGGTATCGAGCCCGTTTGCACTGTTGCTGCTCGGCTTGTTCGTCGCCCTGGCACCGGCGAAATGGCTGCGGCGCGTGCGCCAAGGTTGA
- a CDS encoding ferritin-like domain-containing protein, with the protein MSTGKPAVTLSRLNHSGDIIQALHAHLSAICAVEFYTIPLYLTATYSFSVATGNSSYQYVPKENCNGGSSKQNLFFWIQQKSLSVAVQEMYHLQCASNIANAVGFSPQLDPSIFDWTGPVPHLPSVKGVGLNNLPATLDVLIGIETPAEGGFPPPNMEVAYDSISALYHATLVLLDKAVLLEELFPLEPGPVIPNAVPNQQTEAPNQMDYLTFQSRYIYTVVKCKRDIAHLANAVSFQGEGAGVVQDFATRFPNLAKVLQQGDDGSNGMIPTQYQSAPHSRFAAWDCTSHYDRFVALKATLDGNVDYDAAVAQLPAQRTVFNALNAEDPDRPNWVASPGALDTCINLAYSRTLDIINQGMKTGGGLDPATPGGGFTFTEVMTSFKYLIPQLWQWGQVPSFSYVPGVTDDQLQAAFDEADPLCLYHWDAVTAEIRKGGEKDMNVCQGLNTCKGLGWGGLGTKAGDGACATADIHTCVGGNTCTHLGACGFIATDKQNQPLPCEDLYVPGANSCKGKGGCQVPISDKQLFSADLPSTCTGRDVKKGDSVWQEARKLFAKAQNVANLPAPNSQHANGGVNYDGTARRAAVTPTST; encoded by the coding sequence ATGAGTACCGGCAAGCCAGCAGTCACCCTGAGCAGACTCAATCATTCCGGCGATATCATTCAGGCGTTACATGCGCATCTGAGTGCCATTTGCGCCGTGGAGTTCTACACGATTCCGTTGTATCTGACGGCCACTTATTCGTTCTCGGTCGCAACGGGCAATTCCAGCTACCAGTACGTTCCGAAAGAGAACTGCAACGGCGGCAGCAGCAAGCAGAATCTGTTCTTCTGGATTCAGCAGAAATCGCTGTCGGTTGCCGTACAGGAGATGTATCACCTGCAGTGCGCGTCCAACATTGCGAATGCCGTGGGCTTCAGCCCACAGTTGGACCCGAGCATTTTCGACTGGACGGGTCCGGTACCGCATTTGCCCTCCGTCAAAGGCGTCGGGCTCAACAATCTGCCGGCGACACTGGATGTGCTGATCGGCATCGAAACGCCGGCTGAAGGGGGCTTTCCACCGCCCAACATGGAAGTCGCCTACGATTCCATTTCGGCGCTCTACCACGCCACGTTGGTGCTGCTCGACAAAGCGGTGCTGCTGGAGGAGCTGTTCCCGCTCGAACCCGGCCCAGTGATTCCCAATGCGGTACCGAACCAGCAGACGGAAGCGCCGAATCAGATGGATTATCTGACCTTCCAGAGCCGCTATATCTACACCGTGGTGAAGTGCAAGCGCGACATCGCGCACTTGGCCAATGCCGTCAGCTTTCAGGGCGAGGGCGCGGGCGTCGTGCAGGATTTTGCGACCAGGTTCCCGAACCTCGCCAAAGTCCTGCAGCAAGGTGACGATGGCAGCAACGGCATGATTCCGACGCAATACCAGTCGGCCCCGCATAGCCGCTTCGCCGCCTGGGACTGCACCAGCCACTATGATCGATTTGTCGCGCTCAAAGCCACGCTCGATGGCAATGTCGACTATGACGCCGCCGTCGCGCAATTGCCGGCACAACGCACCGTGTTCAATGCGCTCAACGCCGAAGACCCGGATCGTCCAAACTGGGTTGCCTCGCCCGGTGCACTCGACACCTGCATCAACCTCGCGTATTCGCGGACGCTCGATATCATCAACCAGGGCATGAAGACGGGCGGCGGTCTGGATCCAGCGACCCCTGGCGGTGGATTCACGTTTACCGAGGTCATGACCTCCTTCAAGTATCTGATCCCGCAGCTCTGGCAATGGGGCCAGGTGCCGAGCTTCTCCTACGTTCCGGGCGTCACCGACGATCAGTTGCAAGCCGCATTCGACGAGGCTGATCCGCTGTGCCTGTACCACTGGGACGCGGTGACCGCAGAAATCCGCAAGGGCGGCGAGAAGGACATGAACGTCTGCCAAGGTTTGAATACCTGCAAAGGCCTGGGTTGGGGCGGTCTTGGCACCAAGGCTGGCGATGGCGCGTGCGCAACGGCCGATATTCACACGTGCGTGGGCGGCAATACCTGCACGCACTTGGGTGCCTGCGGATTCATTGCCACCGATAAGCAGAACCAGCCGCTGCCGTGCGAAGACCTCTATGTGCCCGGCGCCAACTCGTGCAAAGGCAAGGGCGGCTGCCAAGTGCCGATCTCGGACAAGCAACTGTTCAGCGCCGATCTGCCCAGCACATGCACGGGCCGGGACGTCAAGAAGGGCGACAGCGTGTGGCAGGAAGCCCGGAAGCTGTTTGCGAAAGCGCAAAACGTCGCAAATCTGCCGGCGCCGAATAGTCAGCACGCCAATGGCGGCGTGAACTACGACGGCACCGCGCGTCGCGCGGCGGTAACGCCAACCTCCACCTGA
- a CDS encoding S9 family peptidase, translating to MFKPRPWLLSLAITAALGLVACSDSTAPSSAGSSPDTAAAAAPVVQRPQKQYPIEDFLDTVAVGGASFSADASKILFSSSKSGVWNAYTMPAGGGDWTPVTQSSTDNVYAVGYFPHDDRILVTRDQGGNELNHLFLIDATGKETDLTPGEKLKAQFVDFNTAGDAFYVSSNERDPRYFDVYRYDAETLKRELIFSNDKGYEPALVSGDGRFVALTQSNTTNDNSLYLYELAGKKLTLLSEHEGNALFSAEDFSPDGKYLYYTSNAGSEYARLRRYELASGAHEDVQAESWDIAFSYFSPKGKYRVTGVNVDGATSIRLYDAATGAEVALPKLPAGELRGATFSNDEQNLALYLNGDRQPSDLYVFNLGQPGEPKRLTNTLSSKIDAEDLVETSVVRYQARDGLEIPNILWKPHQASAASKAPAILLIHGGPGGQTTRAWNYLAQYLANHGYVVLGVNNRGSSGYGKTFFAADDGKHGREPLWDCVDAKNYLKTLDYVDPDKIGIMGGSYGGYMTLAALAFQPEEFKVGVDIFGVSNWLRTLESIPPYWESFRKALYQEIGDPATQRDFLIETSPLFHADKITKPLLVLQGANDPRVIKPESDEIVAAVKKNGVPVEYVVFDDEGHGFAKKENQIASSAAILKFLDTYLKSDAPPPAVDAEATPEAPPADAPAKP from the coding sequence ATGTTCAAACCCCGCCCCTGGCTGTTGTCGCTCGCCATCACGGCCGCACTTGGCCTCGTCGCCTGTTCGGATTCGACCGCGCCGAGTAGCGCCGGAAGTAGTCCGGACACGGCCGCAGCCGCAGCACCCGTGGTTCAACGTCCGCAGAAGCAGTACCCGATCGAGGATTTCCTCGACACGGTCGCCGTCGGCGGCGCGTCGTTCTCGGCTGATGCCAGCAAGATTCTGTTCTCGTCCAGCAAGTCGGGCGTTTGGAACGCCTACACGATGCCCGCTGGCGGCGGCGACTGGACGCCGGTGACGCAATCGTCGACCGATAACGTCTACGCGGTCGGCTACTTCCCGCACGACGATCGCATTCTGGTCACCCGCGATCAGGGCGGCAACGAACTCAATCATCTGTTCCTGATCGATGCAACGGGCAAGGAGACCGATCTGACGCCAGGTGAAAAGCTGAAGGCTCAGTTTGTCGACTTCAACACGGCAGGCGACGCGTTTTATGTGTCGAGCAATGAGCGGGACCCGCGCTATTTTGATGTGTACCGCTATGACGCGGAAACGCTGAAGCGCGAGCTGATCTTCAGCAATGACAAGGGCTATGAGCCAGCGCTGGTCTCGGGTGATGGCCGCTTCGTGGCGCTGACGCAGTCGAACACGACGAATGACAATTCGCTTTACCTCTATGAGTTGGCGGGCAAAAAGCTCACCCTGCTGTCCGAACATGAAGGCAATGCGCTGTTCAGCGCCGAGGACTTCTCGCCAGACGGCAAGTATCTGTACTACACCAGCAATGCCGGCAGCGAATACGCACGCCTCCGCCGCTATGAACTCGCCAGTGGCGCGCACGAGGACGTTCAGGCCGAATCCTGGGACATTGCGTTCAGCTACTTCTCGCCGAAGGGTAAGTATCGCGTCACCGGTGTGAATGTGGATGGCGCCACGTCCATTCGTCTGTACGATGCGGCCACCGGCGCCGAGGTCGCACTGCCCAAGTTGCCTGCGGGCGAGCTTCGCGGTGCCACGTTCTCGAATGACGAACAGAATCTGGCGCTGTATCTGAATGGTGATCGCCAGCCGAGCGACTTGTACGTGTTCAACCTCGGCCAGCCTGGTGAACCGAAACGCCTGACCAATACGCTCAGCAGCAAGATCGACGCAGAAGATCTGGTCGAGACCAGTGTCGTGCGGTATCAGGCCCGGGATGGTCTCGAAATCCCGAACATTCTTTGGAAGCCGCATCAAGCCAGCGCGGCCAGCAAAGCCCCAGCGATACTGCTCATTCACGGCGGCCCGGGCGGACAAACCACGCGTGCTTGGAACTACCTCGCGCAATATCTCGCGAATCACGGCTACGTCGTGTTGGGCGTCAACAACCGCGGCAGTTCCGGGTACGGCAAGACCTTTTTCGCCGCGGACGATGGCAAGCATGGGCGTGAGCCGCTCTGGGACTGCGTCGACGCAAAGAACTATCTGAAGACGCTCGACTACGTCGACCCGGACAAGATTGGCATCATGGGCGGCAGCTACGGCGGCTACATGACGCTCGCAGCCCTCGCCTTCCAGCCAGAAGAATTCAAGGTCGGCGTCGATATTTTTGGCGTCAGCAACTGGCTGCGCACACTCGAGAGCATTCCGCCTTACTGGGAGAGCTTCCGCAAGGCGCTATATCAAGAAATCGGCGACCCGGCGACACAACGGGACTTCTTGATCGAAACCTCGCCACTGTTCCATGCTGACAAGATCACCAAGCCGCTGCTGGTGCTGCAAGGCGCGAACGACCCACGTGTGATCAAGCCAGAGTCGGACGAAATCGTCGCTGCTGTCAAGAAGAACGGGGTGCCGGTGGAATATGTCGTGTTTGACGACGAAGGCCACGGCTTTGCAAAGAAGGAAAATCAGATTGCGTCGAGTGCCGCCATTCTGAAGTTCCTGGACACCTATCTGAAGTCGGACGCTCCACCTCCAGCGGTTGATGCAGAGGCGACGCCAGAGGCTCCCCCAGCGGACGCACCGGCCAAACCCTGA